One Streptomyces sp. CG4 genomic window, TCCTCGAAGAACTCCTCGCTGACGACCTGGAACTCGGTGAAGTGGGTGAGGAAGCCGAAGAAGTCGCCCAGGACGCTGTCGAGGCCGCGGTACACGCCGCCGTTGGGGAAGCCTTCGACCACATCCCACTCCGCGTCCGGTGCGACGACCGACCGGATGACCTGCGGATCGCCCTTGGCGCTGTAGTAGCGGCGGACGACGTCGATCTGCGATGAGTCCGGCACGGCTGCTCCTTCTCTTGGTTCCCCAGGCCGGGGTGCCTTTCAGTTTCCTCGGTTGTCGGTGAACAGGGCCAGTACGTGCCCGGCCGAGTGGCGGAAGCTGTGTGCGGACCTGCGCGATCGCCGGTGTCTGGCGTCGGTTTCCCGGGGGCGTCGGCCTCCACGACTACCGGGACCACAGCCGGCGCGTCCATCGCCGTCCGGCGTCCGGTGCCGCGCCCGTGCCGCACAGCCCTTCGACCGTGACCTCGATGACGCGATCCACCGCGGCCTGCCGCTGCTGAGTGGGAAGACCGTCCAGTACGCCGTCGAGCAGCAGGTTCGCCAGGCCGTGCACGGGAGCCCAGGCGGCCATCTCGCTGAACGGCCGACGCCCGGCCTCGATCAGTCCGTGGCCGGCGAGGGTGTCGACGACCTCGGTGAGCATGGCGAACGCGCGAGAGCCCGCCATCAGGGCGAAGTCCCCTGTCTGGCCGGAGGTTTCGCGGCAGGCCATCCGGAACAGACCGGGCTCGGCCAGTGCGAAGCGGAGATAGCCGGTACCCAGGGCCCGAAACCGGCGGACCGCTTCCTCCACCGGGTCGCGCCGCTGCTTCCCGGCGAGCACTTCTTGTTCCATCGCCCCGGCGAGCCGCCCCAGGGCCGCCAGTTTGACCGCGTGCAGCAGGTCGTCACGGTCTTCGAAGTGCCGGTACGCGGCCGTGGCGGAGACGCCGACCTCCCGGGCGGCGGCCCGTAGCACCACCGCTTGTGGCCCGCCCTGCGCGGCCAGGGCGACTCCCGCCTTGACCAGCGCGTTGCGTAGATCGCCGTGGTGATAGCCGCTGCGCGGCGTACTGGGTGCAGTCACCCTCCCCATGTTGACAGCGTGCACATCAGATGCAAAGTTAACAACGTAAACATTGTCGGGTCTCCTCCCCCTTTCCGGCGCTGCCCCGTCCGGTTCCCCGAGAGACCCTTGACCCCCGGGAGCATGCGATGCTGCAACGACTGGGAGCCTTCCTCTCCCGTAAGGCCCGTACGGTCCTCGTGCTGGCGGGGTTGCTGACACTTGCCGCGGGCGCCGCCGGGTTCGGCGTCTTCGGTCAGCTCAAGGGCGGCGGGTTCGAGGACCCTGCCGCGACCTCCACCGCCGCGGCGAGGCTGCTGCACCAGACCGGCGGCACCGCCGAGCTCGCCCTGCTGGTACGGCCACGGCACGGCACCGTCGACTCACCCGGCGCACTGGCCGCCGGCCGTGCCCTCACCGACCGGTTGGCCGCGCGAGACGGCGTCGAAGGGGTCGACTCGTACTGGCGGACACCGGTCCGCGAGCTCAAGGCCGAGGACGGCCGCGCCGCCCTCGTGCTCGTACGGCTCGACGGGGACCGGGAGCAGGTCACCCAGCGGGCCGATGCACTGATCGCCGACTACGCGAGCGGGCGGGACGGCGCTACCCCCACGGCCGCCGGGACCGTCGATCCGATCGGTCGGGAGCTCACCGTCCTGGCCGGGGGGCCCTCCGGCACCAACCGCGACATCACCACCCAGGTGGCCAAGGACCTGGGACTGGCCGAGGGCATCGCTGTCCCGGTCACCCTTGCCCTGCTCGTCCTCGTCTTCCGCGGCTTGGTCCCCGCACTGATCCCGCTGGCCATCGGCGCGGCGGCCGTCCTCGGGACCTTCGCGGAACTCCGGCTCCTCGCCGGCCTCACCGATGTCTCGGTCTTCGCCGTCAACCTCACCACCGCGCTCGGGCTCGGGCTCGCCATCGACTACGGGCTGCTGATGGTCAGCCGGTTCCGCGAGCAGACGGCGGCGGGCCAGGGCGTACCCGAGGCGGTGGGACGGACGGTGGCGACGGCGGGCCGCACGATCCTGTTCTCCGCGGCCACCGTCGCGGCCGCGCTCACCGCACCGCTGATCTTCCCCCTCTATTTCCTGCGGTCCTTCGCCTACGCCGGGATCGGTGTCGTCGTCACCGCGGCGCTGTGCGCGCTCGTCGTCACACCGGCCCTGCTGACCGTGCTCGGTCACCGCGTGGCCCGCCCGGGCAAGGCGTCACGGTCGCGCCCGGCCGCGCCGGGTCGCGGCAGCGCAGTCTGGGGCGCAATCGCGCGTACCGTGTTCCGCCACCCGCTGCGTACCGGCCTGCCGGCCGTCGCCGTGTTGGTGCTCGCCGCCACGCCGCTGCTCGGGGCCCGGTTCGGCGTTCCGGACGAGAGGGTCCTGCCCGAGGACGCGGCGAGCCGGTCCGTGGCCACTGCCCTGCACAGGGACTTCCCCGGCGGGGGCGGCGGCCCGATCGAGATCGTGGTGTCCGGGGCGGGCACGCAAGACGCCCGGATCGACGGCTATGCGCGCACTCTCGCCGCCCTCCCGGGAGTCGACGCGGTCCAGACCGACGCGGGCACGTTCACGGCGGGCGCCGCATCGCCCACCAGCCCCGGCGACCCCCGCCGCGCCGCGTCCGGCCTGCGCCATCTGACCGTGCGCACCGGCTACGACGCCTCCTCCGAGGCGGCGCGGCGGCTGGTCGGGCAGATCCGCGCTGTGGCTCTCCCCGGCCCCGGCAAGGCACTGGTCGGCGGGCCCGCGGCGCAGGCGGTGGACACCCGGCGGGCGATCCAGGAGCGACTGCCCGTCGCGCTGGCGATGATCGTGGGGAGCACCTTCGTCCTGCTGTTCCTGTTCACCGGGAGCGTGCTGCAGCCGGTGCGGGCGCTGTTGCTCAATGCGCTCGGGCTCGGCGCGGTTCTCGGAACGATGGTGTGGATCTTCCAGGCGGGGAACTTCTCCTCGGTGCTCGGGTTCACACCGATGCCGATGGACACGGCGATGACGCTGCTGATGTTCTGCATCGTCTTCGGACTGTCCATGGATTACGAGGTGTTCGTGCTGAGCCGTATCAAGGAGCTCCACGACCGGGGGCTGTCCCCGGCCGAGGCGGTACCGCGGGGACTGGCCCGCAGCGGAGCCCTGGTGTCGGCCGCGGCCGCGCTGCTCGCGGTGAGCCTGTTCGCGTTCACCACGAGCCATGTGAGCTTTATGCAGATGTTCGGCCTCGGCAGCGGCTTGGCCGTCCTGGTGGACGCCACGCTCATCCGCGGTGTCCTCGTACCGGCCTGTCTGCGGCTGATGGGCAGGTACGGCTGGTACGCGCCGGGCCCGCTGCGCCGGGTGCACCGGCGGATCGGCCTGACCGAGGGGGTCGACGTGGCGGAGGAGCGCCGTACCGCGGAGGTGGCGGCGCGTTAGTGGAACTCGCCACGTTCGCAAAGGACTTCGTCCCGCCGGGTGGATACCCGGCGGGACGAAGTCCTTTGGCGGTCCGGTGGACCTCAGCCCCAATTGTTCAGAGCGACGATGACCGTGCCGGAGCCCCAGTTCGTGACGTCGACCGTGACTCCGGCCTCCAGCTTGCCGATCACCATCGCGTTCGTGGTGTCAATGGTCTGGACCGATCCGTGCACGTCGACATCGATGGAGCCCGCGTGCACGGCCTTCACCGCGCCCTCGAAGTGGGCGGCGTGCCACCAGGAGTGCGGGGCCTGGAGGTTCTGGGACGTCGGGGCCGCCTGTGCCGGCGCCACCGCGGCGAATCCCGCGGCGCCCACGAGTGCGGCGGCCATGGCCGTCCGCTTGATGAGGTGCTTTCGCTTGTACATGGTTTCTCTCCTCGTTTCGCCGGCTCGAGAATCGGTCCGGAACCGAATGCGGCCGGACTTGAATTCCAGCCTTTTGGGGACGCCGAAAAAATAGCAGTGATTCCCGTGGGCGACGAAATCTTCTTACGCATCTCTTTCGGGTTCCGGAATTTCCTGGATCCGGTGTACTACGCGCATCGTCCCGCCGAGCTGCTGCCCGGCGGGACGAAGGGGGGTGCGGTGGCTACGCGGCGAATACGGACTTGGCCACGTAAGTCCCGTCGACGTTGTCGGCCTCGACATAGGCCTGGGCGCCCAGCCCCATGCGGCCGTACCAGTACGCACCCTTGGTGAGGTCGAACTTCTCGATCTTCCCGTCCACTTCGAGTTCGAGGAAGTTGTCGGTGAAGGACTTGATCGTACCCAGGAAGGACGGGGAGTTTTCCGCTGTAACGGCCGATGGTGCGCTGTCAGCACGCAGCGCCGGCGCCGCCTGAGCCGGTGCGATCGCGGTGAAAGCCACGGCGCCGACCAGTCCGGCGGTGATGGTCGCCCGCTTGATGGCGTTCTTGGGCATGTTTTCTCTCCTCGCTTCGAGCTGCAAGTCTTGAGCTGCCGGCCGACGGGATTCGGTACGAAGCCTGTGCCTGGGGCGTGAATTCCTGCGGAATTGCTCCGGCGCGTCAAAAGCTAACATTGCCTTTACTGGGCGTCGAATAATCTTGCTCAGTTCTTGCACGGGATCACGGCGTCCTGGCGCGTGTATGACGCCGCCCGCCCCCGCGCACCGGTTCCCGCCGGGTGCCGCGCGCGCCGGTCACGGCCAGGCAGCACACGGCGCCGAACAGGAGTACGCCGATCGGCAGCAGCGCGGTGTCCCGCATGGCCGCGACGAAGCCGTGCCGGTACGCGGCCACGGCCAGCGTGTGGAACAGCTCTGCGGAGTGCGGGTCGAGGGATCCGGGCACCGGGACGTCGGTCCCGGCGCCGGCTGTCAGGCCTCGGGTCACTCCTCGGTCGACCCCGGCCACGAATGGGCGCCGTACCGCCTCCGGCAGCAACCCGGCTGTGTCCAGGGCCTGTTGGTGCACCGCGACCGCGGTCCTGCTCTGCAGCAGTGCCCCGCCGGCCGCGCTGCCGAGGACCCCGCCGACCTGCCGCGTGGTGTTCAGCACGCCGGAGGCGGGCCCGGCGAGTGCGCCGTCCACGGCGTCCATGCCGATCTTCGTCACCGGTGCCAGTACGCAGCCGATGCCGATGTCCGCGACCAGCATGGCGGGCAGGAGGTGCCAGGGGTTCATGCCCGGACGGGCCGACAAGGCGATGAGCGCGAGGCCGAGGGCGTAGGTCAACAGTCCGGCCAGGAGAAGGGACTTGCCGCCCACCCGGTCGGCGAGGCGCCCGGCCACCTGGGCGACGGCGGCCGCGGCCAGCGGGGTCGGCGCGGTGACCAGCCCCGCCCGCAGGGCGGAGCAGCCGAGGACCTGCTGCAGGAACAGGGTGATCGGCAGCACGCTGCCGATCACCGCGAAGTGGACGCCGGCGCCGATGACATTGGCCAGCCCGAAGTCGCGGTGCGCGAACAGGGACCGGGGCAGCAGGGCCTGCCGGTGCGGACCCGGTGCCGGCCGTCCCGTCGCCGTCCCGCGGCGCCACTGCTGGACCGCGAAGAGCACCAGGAGCACGATGCCCGTGCCGAGGACCCAGGGGACGGTGACGGGGCCGGCGATCGCACCGGACCCGTAGCGTCCGCCCTCCAGCAGGCCGAAGGTGAGCGCCGTCAGACCACCCGTCACCAGGGCGAGGCCCGTCGGATCCCAGCCGCGGTTGCCCCTCGGTCCCGGTTCCGGGACGAATACGGCCGCCGAGACCAGCGCGACGATGCCCACCGGTACGTTGACGAAGAAGATCCACTGCCATCCGGCGCGGCTCACCAGGAGCCCGCCCAGGAGCGGCCCGGCGACGATGGACACGCCGATGACGCTGGTGAGCACGCCGAATGCGGCACCACGCCGCTGCGGTGGGAACAGCGCGGCGACGAGGGCGCCGGTCTGAGGGGTGAGCAGGGCCGCGCCCACGCCCTGCAGGGCACGCAGCGCGATGAGTTCCACCGCGCCGTCGGACAGTCCGCACAGCGCGGAGGCGAGGGTGAACAGCAGCAGTCCGGCCAAGTAGACCCGTTTGGGACCGAAGCGGTCACCCAGCCGCCCCGCGGTGATCATGAGGATCGCGTAGCTGAGGACATACGCGTTGACGATCCACAGCACCTGGTCGAGCCCGGTGGCCAGGTCCTTCATCATGACCGGGATCGCCATGTGCACGATCGAGGTGTCCAGCACCATCATGAAGAGGGCGGGGCAGATGACGCCGAGGACGCCCCAGGGGGGCCGGGGGCGGGCGTGGGACGCCATCGCTTCTCCCTTCGTGCGAGGCCCTACGGCCCGGATCGTCCGTACGGCGCGGGACGCGGCCACAGCACGCGTGCGGTGGTCACCGCGCCGTGTAGCCGCCGTCCACGACGAGTTCGGCGCCGGTGATGTAGGAGGCCGCGTCGGAGGCCAGGAACCCCACGGCGGCGGCTACCTCGGACGGCCGTGCCAGGCGCGCCAGCGGCGTCGCCGCGACGACGTCCGCGATGAAGCCCTGGGGTGCCGTTCCGGTCATCGGGGTGTCGACCATGCCGGGGTAGACCGCGTTGACCCGGATATCGAAGGGAGCCAGCTCGACCGCGGCGGCCGTGGTCATGGCGCGTATCGCCCCCTTGGCCGCGTGGTAGGCGAAGGAGGCGCCGGAGCCGACCATGCCGTAGACCGAGGCGATGTTGACGATCGCTCCGCCGCCGGCCGAGCGGAGGCAGGGCACGGCCGCCCGCATGCCGAGCCAGGTGCCGCGCTGGCAGGTGTCCACCACCCGTTCCCACTCCGGTGCGTCGAGGTGTTCCAGCCCGCTGATCCCCAGTGTTCCCGCGTTGTTGACGAGTACGTGGAGGCGGCCGAAGCGGCGGCGGGCGAACCGGGTCACCTGTTCCCAGGCCGCGGGATCGGTGACGTCGAGCGGGTGGCCGACGGCCCGGCCGGAAGGCCGGCCGCGGCCCAGCGCGTCGGCGGCGGCCCGGCACGCCTCGCCGTCCAGATCGGTGACCACGACCCCGGCGCCCTGCTCCACGAGCAGGCGGGCCACGGCGTGCCCGATCCCGCCGAGCGCCCCGGTCACCACGGCCACCCGGCCGTCGAGGCGGCCGTTCATGCCGGCACCTCGCTTAGCTCGGCCCCGCGTGCACGAGGCAGGCACCCTTGGATGATCGGCTCGCTCCCCTCGCTCATGTCGCGGCTCCGGGGGAGTGACGCCCGGCCCCGGCGGAGGGCAGCCAGGCGAGCGCCGCGGCGTATCCGCGGGCGTGCGCCAGCGACACCCCCGGCCGGGCCGCTCCGTGTCCGCGCGTCCGGGGGGCCAGCTCACCGCCGAGGTGCAGCACGGGCGCCGCGCCGGGTCGCCGCCGTATCTCCATGTCCTGCCACGGCGGTGGGTACGGCCATGCCAGCAGGTCCAAGCCCGCCTCCTTGGCCAGCTTGCGCACGGAGAGGTGTTCCTCGGTCCGCAACAGGCCGTGTGCGTAGGCCAGTTCGGCCTCGGTGAGCCAGCGGGCCCACCGAGGATCGCCGGCCGGCGGCGTCTGCTGCGGCGTCGCCAGACGCAGGGCCAGGCGCGGTCGGGCACGGTGGCTCATGACGGCCTCCCCCGTGTCGCCGTCTCCCACGCGCCCGGTGCGTCGGGGTGCCACGGGCTCAGGACGAGAGAGGCGTAAGTACCGCCCCAGTTGGCCGCGGTGAGCAGGCAGGCCCGCCCCGCCTGGGCCGTCGGTGCGAGGTAGCCGTCCAGCCCGTCGAGCGGGTCCGACAGCCCGGGGATGTCCGGACTCCATCCGGTGCGCAGCGTCTCCGTGGCGCATACCGCCGACATCAGCGAGGTGGTGCTGGGCACATGGCCGACGTAGCCGGTGAGGTTGCTGAGCCGCACCGTGTCCGGCCGCCACACCCGGGCGACCGCGCGGGCCTCGGCCCGGTCGATCGCGGCGGTGCCGCGCGCGTCGCCGTACACCGTCCCGATGCCCTCCGGGTCCATCCCGGCGTCGTCCAACGCGCGCCGGAAGCTCTCCGCCCAGGCCCGCCCGGACGGGTCGTTGCCGGCGATGCGATAGCCGTCGGAGGTGATCGCATGGCCCCGGACCTCGGCCAGGATCGTGGCACCGCGGGCCAGCGCGTGCTCCAGCGACTCCACGACCAGCGCCGTACTGCCCGCGCCGAGCACCATTCCGCTGGGGGTGCCGCTGTAGGGACGGACGGTGTCCGGCGAGAGCAGGCCGAGTCGGTCGAATCCGTAGTGCACCAGGGGGGTCAGCTCATCGGCGCTCACCGCGAGCATCACCTCGGCCTCTCCGCGCCGGACCAGATCCGTGGCGTAGCCCAGCGCGCTGAGTCCGGACACGCAGCCGGTGGCCAGGGTCGACAGCGGGCCCCGGATCCGCAGGGCCAGGCAGGCGTGCCCGGCGGCCGCGTTCATCACGGAGTTGGGGAACAGGCGGGGATTCACCCGGTGCGGGCCGTCGGTACCGATGGTCTCGCTGAGCTGCTCCACCGTCTGTACCGGCCCGTTGAAGGTGCCGAAGACCATGCCGACCCGGTCCGCGTCGGACGTGCCGACGCGCAGCGCGGCGTCGTCGAGGGCGAGCCGGCTCGCGGCGAGGGTCAGCAGCCCGATCTGGTCGAGCCGTCGGGCGTAGCCGCGGTCGACGTGGCGTCGGCACTCGGCGGTGTCGATCTCGGCGGCCTGCCCGGTCCGGGAGAGACCCAGGTCGGCCAGACGGGCCGGGCCGACGCCCGTCCTCCCGTCCCGGAGTGCGGCGAGGAAGGCCTCCCGCCCGCTGCCCACGGCCGAGACGGGACCCGCCCCGGTGATCACGACGCGGTGGTCGGGCCGGGGTGGGGCGGCCGGTACGGGCCGCCGCCCCAGGACGAGCGAGCAGTTGTTGCCGCCGAAGGCGAAGGAGTT contains:
- a CDS encoding DHA2 family efflux MFS transporter permease subunit, producing the protein MASHARPRPPWGVLGVICPALFMMVLDTSIVHMAIPVMMKDLATGLDQVLWIVNAYVLSYAILMITAGRLGDRFGPKRVYLAGLLLFTLASALCGLSDGAVELIALRALQGVGAALLTPQTGALVAALFPPQRRGAAFGVLTSVIGVSIVAGPLLGGLLVSRAGWQWIFFVNVPVGIVALVSAAVFVPEPGPRGNRGWDPTGLALVTGGLTALTFGLLEGGRYGSGAIAGPVTVPWVLGTGIVLLVLFAVQQWRRGTATGRPAPGPHRQALLPRSLFAHRDFGLANVIGAGVHFAVIGSVLPITLFLQQVLGCSALRAGLVTAPTPLAAAAVAQVAGRLADRVGGKSLLLAGLLTYALGLALIALSARPGMNPWHLLPAMLVADIGIGCVLAPVTKIGMDAVDGALAGPASGVLNTTRQVGGVLGSAAGGALLQSRTAVAVHQQALDTAGLLPEAVRRPFVAGVDRGVTRGLTAGAGTDVPVPGSLDPHSAELFHTLAVAAYRHGFVAAMRDTALLPIGVLLFGAVCCLAVTGARGTRREPVRGGGRRHTRARTP
- a CDS encoding nuclear transport factor 2 family protein; the encoded protein is MPDSSQIDVVRRYYSAKGDPQVIRSVVAPDAEWDVVEGFPNGGVYRGLDSVLGDFFGFLTHFTEFQVVSEEFFEDGDHVVVLGRYEGITTAGTAVTSRFAHVFTLRDSRIVRLRQTCDTLPIARALEH
- a CDS encoding beta-ketoacyl synthase, producing MNPSKSGQERVAVTGIGLSCALGNGVQQVWRGIREGLTGIGKTGRIDVSTLSCRYSGEVPSVPASRHRLRGRLDRATTLALNAAEEALKGAGLDLAGGGDHNPAGLDPYRMGVAVGTSVGGLERGEEFHWELLRNGPEAPRRDLLFHYPLYTSADALSIAFQFRGPKVVISNACAAGANSIGFATDAIREGRADVMLAGGVDVLDILSLAGFDSLNALDPEPCAPYSRSTGLNIGEGAAILVMESESSARRRGAEILGYVLGYALTSDAYHATAPDPAGSGALRAMRKGLAQAGLTAAQVDYVNGHGTGTPTNDSAETKAVAALFADVPPAPMSSTKSQVGHMLGAAGALEAATCVLALRDGVLPPTVNADENREQVRDIVPNRAREQELDVVVSNSFAFGGNNCSLVLGRRPVPAAPPRPDHRVVITGAGPVSAVGSGREAFLAALRDGRTGVGPARLADLGLSRTGQAAEIDTAECRRHVDRGYARRLDQIGLLTLAASRLALDDAALRVGTSDADRVGMVFGTFNGPVQTVEQLSETIGTDGPHRVNPRLFPNSVMNAAAGHACLALRIRGPLSTLATGCVSGLSALGYATDLVRRGEAEVMLAVSADELTPLVHYGFDRLGLLSPDTVRPYSGTPSGMVLGAGSTALVVESLEHALARGATILAEVRGHAITSDGYRIAGNDPSGRAWAESFRRALDDAGMDPEGIGTVYGDARGTAAIDRAEARAVARVWRPDTVRLSNLTGYVGHVPSTTSLMSAVCATETLRTGWSPDIPGLSDPLDGLDGYLAPTAQAGRACLLTAANWGGTYASLVLSPWHPDAPGAWETATRGRPS
- a CDS encoding MMPL family transporter; the protein is MLQRLGAFLSRKARTVLVLAGLLTLAAGAAGFGVFGQLKGGGFEDPAATSTAAARLLHQTGGTAELALLVRPRHGTVDSPGALAAGRALTDRLAARDGVEGVDSYWRTPVRELKAEDGRAALVLVRLDGDREQVTQRADALIADYASGRDGATPTAAGTVDPIGRELTVLAGGPSGTNRDITTQVAKDLGLAEGIAVPVTLALLVLVFRGLVPALIPLAIGAAAVLGTFAELRLLAGLTDVSVFAVNLTTALGLGLAIDYGLLMVSRFREQTAAGQGVPEAVGRTVATAGRTILFSAATVAAALTAPLIFPLYFLRSFAYAGIGVVVTAALCALVVTPALLTVLGHRVARPGKASRSRPAAPGRGSAVWGAIARTVFRHPLRTGLPAVAVLVLAATPLLGARFGVPDERVLPEDAASRSVATALHRDFPGGGGGPIEIVVSGAGTQDARIDGYARTLAALPGVDAVQTDAGTFTAGAASPTSPGDPRRAASGLRHLTVRTGYDASSEAARRLVGQIRAVALPGPGKALVGGPAAQAVDTRRAIQERLPVALAMIVGSTFVLLFLFTGSVLQPVRALLLNALGLGAVLGTMVWIFQAGNFSSVLGFTPMPMDTAMTLLMFCIVFGLSMDYEVFVLSRIKELHDRGLSPAEAVPRGLARSGALVSAAAALLAVSLFAFTTSHVSFMQMFGLGSGLAVLVDATLIRGVLVPACLRLMGRYGWYAPGPLRRVHRRIGLTEGVDVAEERRTAEVAAR
- a CDS encoding TetR/AcrR family transcriptional regulator → MTAPSTPRSGYHHGDLRNALVKAGVALAAQGGPQAVVLRAAAREVGVSATAAYRHFEDRDDLLHAVKLAALGRLAGAMEQEVLAGKQRRDPVEEAVRRFRALGTGYLRFALAEPGLFRMACRETSGQTGDFALMAGSRAFAMLTEVVDTLAGHGLIEAGRRPFSEMAAWAPVHGLANLLLDGVLDGLPTQQRQAAVDRVIEVTVEGLCGTGAAPDAGRRWTRRLWSR
- a CDS encoding glucose 1-dehydrogenase, with amino-acid sequence MNGRLDGRVAVVTGALGGIGHAVARLLVEQGAGVVVTDLDGEACRAAADALGRGRPSGRAVGHPLDVTDPAAWEQVTRFARRRFGRLHVLVNNAGTLGISGLEHLDAPEWERVVDTCQRGTWLGMRAAVPCLRSAGGGAIVNIASVYGMVGSGASFAYHAAKGAIRAMTTAAAVELAPFDIRVNAVYPGMVDTPMTGTAPQGFIADVVAATPLARLARPSEVAAAVGFLASDAASYITGAELVVDGGYTAR